The window TCGAGTCTATTCGGAGGATGGAAAATTTCGGAGGCGCGAATGTCACAATCCCCCACAAAGAGCAGGCCTTCACGCTGGTCGACACCCTCACGCCAGAGGCCGCTGCAGTGGGCGCCATCAATACGGTCGTATCCAAGGATGGACGTCTACTCGGCGCTAATACTGACGGACCAGGATTTATCCGATCCCTCCATGAGGGGGCGGATTTTCTCCCGCGCGGCAAGCCTGTCGTAATCCTCGGGGCCGGCGGGGCAGCGCGAGCGGTAGCCGTCAGTCTTGCTGGAGCCGGCGCCGCGCCGATCGTCATCATCAACCGGACTGCAGAGCGCGCGCAATCGCTGACTGAATTCATACACGGAACAATCGGGGCTACGGCTCTCGGACTGGGACTTGACGATCCCCGGACGCCGACCAGCGTGAGAGACTGTGCCTTAGTGGTTAATACCACATCAGTCGGACTTCACCCTACCGATCCCTCACCGATCGACCCGCACCTCCTTCAACCCGGCGTAGTGGTCTACGATCTGATCTACCGGCCACGGGAGACCGCGTTGTTGCGAGAGGCAAAGCGGCGGGGATGCCGGGTTGTCGGCGGGCTGGGCATGTTGCTTTATCAGGGCGCCCTGGCCTTCGAACTGTGGACCGGGATCGAGCCTTCTGAGGCAGCGATGCGGCAGGCCCTCGTAACCGCGGTTGCTTGAGTTCTCCGAGGTATGGTATGCTAATGCGATAGTACGCCTGACTGTGTTGGCCGTAATACGCCAGTCCTAGATACGCTTGGAAAGGACCGCGTCATGTCATCCGGACGATTGGGCGAGATGCTGGTACGGGCCAACCTCATCACGCCCGAGCAGTTGGATGACGCCCTTGCACTGCAAAAGACCACCGATGGACGGATCGGATCGATCCTTGTCAAGCTCGGGTACGTCAGTGAGGAGGCGATCGCGTCCTTTCTGGGACGCCAATATGGGGTGCCGTCCGTTGATCTCAGCAAGACGACCGTTAATCCTGCCATCCTGGCGCTGATTCCTGCCGAAGTCGCTCGGAAGCATCTGCTCATCCCTCTGAGTCAGTCCGGAAGCATCCTCACAGTGGCGATGGCTGACCCATCCGATATCGTTGCCATCGATGAAGTCAGATTCATTACCGGCCACAACATCCAACCGATGGTCGCTCCGGACGCATCGATCCGGAATGCGCTCAACAGGTACTACGATACTGCCGGCTTCGCCAGAAGCCTGGTAAGAGACTTGGAGGAAAAAGAGCTGGGGGTCGCTGGGCCGGAACGGAGGGGAGTCGATCTGGCCGAGTTGTATCGAGCTACCGAAGAGGCCCCGGTGGTGAAACTGGTCAACCTCGTCCTGACCGACGCGATCAACAAGGGCGCCTCCGATATCCACCTGGAGCCCTACGAGAAGACATTTCGCATCCGCTTCAGACTCGATGGCGTGCTCTATGAGGTGATGTCCCCGCCTCTCACGCTGCACGCCGCCGTGACCTCTCGCATCAAGATCATGGCGCGATTGGACATCGCCGAACGGCGCATGCCTCAGGACGGGCGAATTAAAGTGAAGATGCGGGACCGAGAGCTGGACCTTCGAGTGTCCACGGTTCCGACGCTGTTCGGCGAAAAGGTGGTCATGCGGCTCCTGGACCGCGCGAACCTCGAACTGGACATGAG of the Candidatus Methylomirabilis lanthanidiphila genome contains:
- a CDS encoding type II secretion system protein E codes for the protein MSSGRLGEMLVRANLITPEQLDDALALQKTTDGRIGSILVKLGYVSEEAIASFLGRQYGVPSVDLSKTTVNPAILALIPAEVARKHLLIPLSQSGSILTVAMADPSDIVAIDEVRFITGHNIQPMVAPDASIRNALNRYYDTAGFARSLVRDLEEKELGVAGPERRGVDLAELYRATEEAPVVKLVNLVLTDAINKGASDIHLEPYEKTFRIRFRLDGVLYEVMSPPLTLHAAVTSRIKIMARLDIAERRMPQDGRIKVKMRDRELDLRVSTVPTLFGEKVVMRLLDRANLELDMSKLGFEPEALSMFGKAILAPHGMILATGPTGSGKTTTLYSALNRLNRIGTNIMTAEDPIEYNLTGINQTQVKPEIGLTFAALLRSFLRQDPDIIMVGEIRDFETAEIAIKAALTGHLVLSTVHTNDAISTVGRLISMGVPAYLVSASLNLLLAQRLVRRLCAECRMEALVPISTLEEIGFSPQEAQSVTCYKGKGCITCRDTGYRGRIGLYEVVLLNEQMREAILNGVSMNELRTLQYTYNMRSLAESGLQKIRQGVTTVEEVIRVTSLF
- a CDS encoding shikimate dehydrogenase, with the translated sequence MSFTAAAKVFILFGDPVAHSLSPVMQNAALQAAGIDGLYIPWRVQSTDLPTAFESIRRMENFGGANVTIPHKEQAFTLVDTLTPEAAAVGAINTVVSKDGRLLGANTDGPGFIRSLHEGADFLPRGKPVVILGAGGAARAVAVSLAGAGAAPIVIINRTAERAQSLTEFIHGTIGATALGLGLDDPRTPTSVRDCALVVNTTSVGLHPTDPSPIDPHLLQPGVVVYDLIYRPRETALLREAKRRGCRVVGGLGMLLYQGALAFELWTGIEPSEAAMRQALVTAVA